From a region of the Plodia interpunctella isolate USDA-ARS_2022_Savannah chromosome 13, ilPloInte3.2, whole genome shotgun sequence genome:
- the LOC128674581 gene encoding kallikrein-4-like isoform X3 yields the protein MLEQICGSTIISPHFALTAAHCVHDHTAQYSLSLNNYCLVPDDSYPQAQVLDIITHPQYDKVSNAHDISILRIDLNFSDVSWINDAILPTSSFGITGECSIYGYGYRDDKQISDTLVAANVGIMSLDRCATLLGPYVAPSHDSGMICAFGGKSDGCQGDSGGPLICDGKLQGLSSYGVDCGLAGAPGVYVSTGAHLQWIRNITNLH from the exons ATGCTGGAACAAATATGTGGATCAACCATAATTTCCCCCCACTTCGCTTTGACGGCGGCCCACTGCGTCCACGACCATACTGCGCAGTATTCCCTGAGTTTGAACAACTACTGCCTAGTTCCAGATGACTCATACCCGCAAGCTCAGGTGCTGGACATTATTACACATCCTCAGTACGATAA AGTATCCAACGCTCATGACATATCCATATTACGGATTGACCTAAATTTTTCTGATGTTAGCTGGATTAACGACGCGATCCTCCCCACATCTAGCTTCGGCATTACAG GTGAATGCTCGATTTATGGCTACGGCTATAGAGACGACAAACAAATTTCGGACACGCTGGTGGCTGCCAACGTGGGGATAATGTCGTTAGACCGGTGCGCGACACTGCTGGGGCCGTACGTCGCTCCTAGCCATGACAGCGGAATGATATGCGCCTTCGGGGGGAAATCTGATGGTTGTCAG GGTGATTCAGGAGGACCTTTAATTTGCGATGGGAAACTGCAAGGGCTGAGTAGTTACGGCGTCGACTGCGGATTGGCCGGAGCACCCGGTGTCTACGTCAGTACAGGGGCTCACTTGCAGTGGATACGGAACATTACCAATCtacactga
- the LOC128674581 gene encoding kallikrein-4-like isoform X2 has translation MCIAICVYVVVYAESLIRGSYQYITSLRNSMLEQICGSTIISPHFALTAAHCVHDHTAQYSLSLNNYCLVPDDSYPQAQVLDIITHPQYDKVSNAHDISILRIDLNFSDVSWINDAILPTSSFGITGECSIYGYGYRDDKQISDTLVAANVGIMSLDRCATLLGPYVAPSHDSGMICAFGGKSDGCQGDSGGPLICDGKLQGLSSYGVDCGLAGAPGVYVSTGAHLQWIRNITNLH, from the exons GTTCATACCAATACATCACATCATTACGGAATTCGATGCTGGAACAAATATGTGGATCAACCATAATTTCCCCCCACTTCGCTTTGACGGCGGCCCACTGCGTCCACGACCATACTGCGCAGTATTCCCTGAGTTTGAACAACTACTGCCTAGTTCCAGATGACTCATACCCGCAAGCTCAGGTGCTGGACATTATTACACATCCTCAGTACGATAA AGTATCCAACGCTCATGACATATCCATATTACGGATTGACCTAAATTTTTCTGATGTTAGCTGGATTAACGACGCGATCCTCCCCACATCTAGCTTCGGCATTACAG GTGAATGCTCGATTTATGGCTACGGCTATAGAGACGACAAACAAATTTCGGACACGCTGGTGGCTGCCAACGTGGGGATAATGTCGTTAGACCGGTGCGCGACACTGCTGGGGCCGTACGTCGCTCCTAGCCATGACAGCGGAATGATATGCGCCTTCGGGGGGAAATCTGATGGTTGTCAG GGTGATTCAGGAGGACCTTTAATTTGCGATGGGAAACTGCAAGGGCTGAGTAGTTACGGCGTCGACTGCGGATTGGCCGGAGCACCCGGTGTCTACGTCAGTACAGGGGCTCACTTGCAGTGGATACGGAACATTACCAATCtacactga